One Agrococcus jenensis genomic region harbors:
- a CDS encoding FAD-dependent monooxygenase: MHAIVSGAGVAGLALAGRLALDGWTVDVVERARAPRASGYLIDFFGQGFAAAERLGLLPALRARAEWYGELRSVDAAGRVRGRLPMSVVEQAVAGRYLTILRPQIVEALESSLPEGVRMRWSVQIETAHDDGTRVQVLLSDGERLDADVLVGADGVGSRVRRLLWGPHEQFVRPLGDLLAVAWIGEDAELSADLSGRVAMQVELDRQLVMAPLGASGVTGFAVLRGVTPAQARASIAGMGALGRRALRGIREPYVDHVAQTVVEPWVRGRVVLLGDACAAVSLVAGQGASLAIAGAERLAEELAWARHPSDVTAGLAAYERDWRPIVEREQARGRRVQATFAPHTRIELEGNRAMWRAAAIPGVAHLVARAAGGVTKAS, encoded by the coding sequence ATGCACGCGATCGTCTCCGGCGCCGGTGTCGCCGGGCTCGCGCTGGCGGGCAGGCTGGCGCTCGACGGGTGGACCGTCGACGTCGTCGAGCGCGCCCGCGCGCCGCGCGCATCCGGCTACCTCATCGACTTCTTCGGGCAGGGCTTCGCGGCGGCGGAGCGGCTCGGGCTGCTGCCCGCGCTCCGCGCTCGCGCCGAGTGGTACGGCGAGCTGCGGTCGGTCGACGCCGCCGGCCGCGTGCGCGGCAGGCTGCCGATGTCGGTCGTCGAGCAGGCGGTCGCCGGGCGCTACCTCACCATCCTGCGCCCGCAGATCGTCGAGGCGCTGGAGTCGTCGCTGCCCGAGGGCGTGCGGATGCGCTGGAGCGTGCAGATCGAGACCGCGCACGACGACGGCACCCGCGTGCAGGTGCTGCTCTCGGACGGCGAGCGGCTCGACGCCGACGTGCTCGTCGGCGCCGACGGCGTCGGCTCGCGGGTGCGCCGACTGCTCTGGGGGCCGCACGAGCAGTTCGTGCGCCCGCTCGGCGACCTGCTCGCGGTCGCGTGGATCGGCGAGGACGCCGAGCTCTCCGCCGACCTGAGCGGCCGGGTCGCGATGCAGGTCGAGCTCGACCGGCAGCTCGTGATGGCGCCGCTCGGCGCGTCGGGCGTGACCGGCTTCGCGGTGCTGCGCGGCGTGACGCCCGCGCAGGCGCGCGCGTCGATCGCCGGCATGGGCGCGCTCGGCCGCCGCGCGCTGCGCGGCATCCGTGAGCCCTACGTCGACCACGTCGCGCAGACGGTCGTCGAGCCCTGGGTGCGGGGACGCGTCGTGCTGCTCGGCGACGCGTGCGCGGCCGTCTCGCTCGTGGCCGGCCAGGGCGCATCCCTCGCGATCGCCGGCGCGGAGCGGCTCGCGGAGGAGCTGGCGTGGGCGCGGCATCCGAGCGACGTGACCGCGGGGCTCGCGGCCTACGAGCGCGACTGGCGGCCGATCGTCGAGCGGGAGCAGGCGCGGGGCCGACGCGTGCAGGCGACGTTCGCCCCGCACACGCGCATCGAGCTCGAGGGCAACCGCGCGATGTGGCGGGCAGCGGCGATCCCCGGCGTCGCGCACCTCGTGGCGCGCGCTGCCGGCGGGGTCACGAAGGCGAGCTGA
- a CDS encoding TetR/AcrR family transcriptional regulator — protein sequence MTPIPRLSGDDRRAQIIEAVTPAVLEHGLAITTRQLADAAGVAEGTLFKAFGDKESLLLALAEHHLSIDESGEVGVLGLDSLEEVVTWTLRVLVDRMGFIFRLIMVLGPIGQRAAGAARADFEASKHRLAERFVPFRDDLRVPPVVAAEVVRTLAWAAASNWGEQDAVSSVDDILQVLLHGIARTDAGPADPAGHPSAAVAASAPEAQKV from the coding sequence GTGACCCCGATCCCACGCCTCAGCGGCGACGACCGCCGCGCGCAGATCATCGAGGCGGTGACGCCCGCCGTGCTCGAGCACGGGCTCGCGATCACCACGCGCCAGCTCGCCGACGCGGCCGGCGTCGCGGAGGGCACGCTCTTCAAGGCGTTCGGCGACAAGGAGTCGCTGCTGCTCGCGCTCGCCGAGCATCACCTCTCGATCGACGAGTCCGGGGAGGTCGGCGTGCTCGGCCTCGACTCGCTCGAGGAGGTGGTCACGTGGACCCTGCGGGTGCTCGTCGACCGGATGGGCTTCATCTTCCGGCTCATCATGGTGCTCGGGCCCATCGGGCAGCGCGCGGCCGGCGCGGCGCGGGCCGACTTCGAGGCGTCGAAGCACCGGCTGGCGGAGCGCTTCGTGCCCTTCCGCGACGACCTCCGCGTGCCGCCGGTGGTGGCGGCGGAGGTGGTCCGCACGCTCGCGTGGGCGGCCGCCTCGAACTGGGGCGAGCAGGACGCCGTGTCATCGGTCGATGACATCCTGCAGGTGCTCCTGCACGGCATCGCGCGCACCGACGCCGGGCCGGCCGATCCCGCCGGTCATCCCTCCGCCGCAGTCGCGGCATCCGCTCCCGAGGCTCAGAAGGTCTGA
- a CDS encoding Maf family protein, with amino-acid sequence MQLILASASPARLALLRQAGIEPVVAPTDLDEELLVAAHEADHGPLTPQEYVLLLARAKAEALLDQDPLTAFDGLVLGGDSSLELDGAMLGKPHTPERARERWLAQRGRSATLHSGHWMLRVRHGRIGDSAGVATATHLDFSPDIDDAEIDAYVATGEPLEVAGAFTIDGRGAAFIDRIDGDPSTVIGMSIPAVRRLARELGVGWPALTTTEG; translated from the coding sequence GTGCAGCTCATCCTCGCCTCCGCATCGCCCGCCCGGCTCGCGCTGCTGCGCCAGGCGGGCATCGAGCCCGTCGTCGCGCCGACCGACCTCGACGAGGAGCTGCTCGTCGCGGCGCACGAGGCCGACCACGGCCCGCTCACGCCGCAGGAGTACGTGCTGCTGCTCGCTCGCGCGAAGGCCGAGGCGCTGCTCGACCAGGACCCGCTGACGGCATTCGACGGCCTCGTGCTCGGGGGCGACTCGTCGCTCGAGCTCGACGGTGCGATGCTCGGCAAGCCCCACACCCCCGAGCGGGCGCGCGAGCGCTGGCTCGCGCAGCGCGGCAGGTCGGCGACGCTGCACTCCGGCCACTGGATGCTGCGGGTGCGGCACGGCAGGATCGGCGACTCCGCGGGCGTCGCGACCGCGACCCACCTCGACTTCTCGCCCGACATCGACGACGCCGAGATCGACGCGTACGTCGCCACCGGTGAGCCGCTCGAGGTGGCGGGCGCCTTCACGATCGACGGCCGCGGCGCCGCCTTCATCGACCGCATCGACGGCGACCCGTCGACGGTGATCGGCATGAGCATCCCGGCCGTCCGCCGGCTCGCGCGCGAGCTCGGCGTCGGCTGGCCGGCACTGACCACGACGGAGGGATGA
- a CDS encoding class I SAM-dependent RNA methyltransferase: MSAPHTPRGLVEPGQIVELTIDNVAHGGRFVGRHEGRVVFVPDTIPGETVRAQVVEVKKSFATAVALGVVEASPDRVPHVWAEASIDRAPLERAGGAELGHIALPRQRQLKQRVIEDALERTGGMQREVPVAAAPGDDARGGLAWRTRVRLHVDDRGRQGPFAPRSHEVVPVTSLPLATEGIQRSAQLDQRLPRVTAVDYVEWSEGEVDVIAMEGEPERGRTDTIVETVGGREFQLDRSGFWQVHREAPAVLTDAVRRAIDTDRVDAGGWSLDLYGGVGLFAATVAEALGERTRVTSVEADEVATDHASENLAEWLGASAETGKVDRWLRELGQRASRAERERLSRGLVVLDPPRAGAGREVIEQVVGLEPGQIVYVACDPVALARDAKLLGEAGWQVESLEAFDLFPHTHHVEAVASFRR, translated from the coding sequence ATGTCCGCACCCCACACGCCCCGAGGCCTGGTCGAGCCCGGCCAGATCGTCGAGCTCACGATCGACAACGTCGCCCACGGCGGCCGCTTCGTCGGCCGGCACGAGGGGCGCGTCGTGTTCGTGCCCGACACGATCCCCGGCGAGACCGTGCGCGCGCAGGTCGTCGAGGTGAAGAAGTCGTTCGCGACCGCTGTCGCGCTCGGCGTCGTCGAGGCGAGCCCCGACCGGGTGCCGCACGTGTGGGCCGAGGCATCCATCGACCGGGCGCCGCTCGAGCGCGCCGGCGGGGCCGAGCTCGGGCACATCGCCCTGCCGCGCCAGCGGCAGCTCAAGCAGCGCGTCATCGAGGACGCGCTCGAGCGCACCGGCGGCATGCAGCGCGAGGTGCCGGTCGCCGCGGCGCCGGGCGACGACGCGCGGGGCGGCCTGGCCTGGCGCACGCGCGTGCGCCTGCACGTCGACGACCGCGGCCGCCAGGGGCCGTTCGCCCCGCGCAGCCACGAGGTCGTGCCGGTGACGAGCCTGCCGCTCGCGACCGAGGGCATCCAGCGCTCCGCGCAGCTCGACCAGCGGCTGCCGCGCGTCACGGCCGTCGACTACGTCGAGTGGAGCGAGGGCGAGGTCGACGTGATCGCGATGGAGGGCGAGCCGGAGCGCGGGCGCACCGACACGATCGTCGAGACGGTCGGCGGGCGCGAGTTCCAGCTCGACCGCTCGGGGTTCTGGCAGGTGCACCGCGAGGCGCCCGCCGTGCTCACCGACGCCGTGCGTCGCGCGATCGACACCGACCGCGTCGACGCGGGCGGGTGGAGCCTCGACCTCTACGGCGGCGTCGGCCTCTTCGCGGCCACCGTCGCGGAGGCGCTTGGGGAGCGCACGCGGGTCACGAGCGTCGAGGCCGACGAGGTCGCGACCGATCACGCGAGCGAGAACCTCGCGGAGTGGCTCGGCGCGAGCGCCGAGACCGGCAAGGTCGACCGCTGGCTGCGCGAGCTCGGCCAGCGCGCGAGCCGCGCCGAGCGCGAGCGCCTGTCGCGCGGGCTCGTCGTGCTCGACCCGCCGCGCGCGGGCGCCGGCCGCGAGGTCATCGAGCAGGTCGTCGGCCTCGAGCCGGGCCAGATCGTCTACGTCGCGTGCGACCCGGTCGCGCTCGCGCGCGACGCGAAGCTGCTCGGCGAGGCCGGCTGGCAGGTGGAGTCGCTCGAGGCGTTCGACCTGTTCCCGCACACGCACCACGTCGAGGCGGTGGCGTCCTTCCGCCGCTAG
- a CDS encoding ABC transporter ATP-binding protein, with product MLWKLIVRYVKPSWPALLLVVLFQFAQSVLSLMLPTINADIIDEGVLRGDTDTIWRLGFLMLGLSLGQVAANILAILFGARLAMRAGRDLRADIFGKVGDFSEQDVQRFGAASLITRNTNDVQQVQMLILMSCTMLLSAPMLAIGGVIMAVRADATLSWLIAVAVPLMLLVLGFLVSRLVPIFRQLQERIDRINKVLREQLTGIRVIRAFVQERRERERFAVANDGVTDAMLRTGNLFVLMFPIIMLIVEVSSVSVLWFGAGLVDSGELEIGTMMAFLQYLMQILMGVLMATFMTIMIPRAAVSAKRIGEVLDTEPSIARVAVGDRMPTPGTVELRDVHFHYPGADTPVLDGVSLRAAPGETVAIIGSTGSGKTTLVNLIPRLFDATGGQVLVGGADVKDVDAETLWRGIAIVPQRPYLFAGTVASNLRYGNEDATDEQLWRALEIAQAAGFVQQMDRQLESRISQGGTNVSGGQRQRLSIARALVAEPDVLVFDDSFSALDLTTDARLRAALREAVGSTTQIVVAQRVSTIVDADRIVVLEAGRVVGTGTHDELLERSDTYREIVESQMAVEA from the coding sequence ATGCTCTGGAAGCTCATCGTCCGCTACGTGAAGCCCTCGTGGCCCGCGCTCCTGCTCGTCGTGCTGTTCCAGTTCGCGCAGTCGGTGCTGTCCCTCATGCTGCCCACCATCAACGCCGACATCATCGACGAGGGCGTGCTGCGGGGCGACACCGACACCATCTGGCGGCTCGGCTTCCTCATGCTCGGGCTGAGCCTCGGCCAGGTGGCCGCCAACATCCTGGCGATCCTCTTCGGCGCCCGCCTCGCGATGCGCGCCGGCCGCGACCTGCGCGCCGACATCTTCGGCAAGGTCGGCGACTTCAGCGAGCAGGACGTGCAGCGCTTCGGTGCCGCGAGCCTCATCACCCGCAACACGAACGACGTGCAGCAGGTGCAGATGCTCATCCTCATGTCGTGCACGATGCTGCTGTCGGCACCGATGCTCGCGATCGGCGGCGTCATCATGGCGGTGCGCGCCGACGCGACGCTGTCGTGGCTCATCGCCGTCGCCGTGCCGCTCATGCTGCTCGTGCTGGGCTTCCTGGTGTCGCGGCTCGTGCCGATCTTCCGCCAGCTGCAGGAGCGCATCGACCGCATCAACAAGGTGCTGCGCGAGCAGCTCACCGGCATCCGCGTCATCCGCGCCTTCGTGCAGGAGCGGCGCGAGCGGGAGCGGTTCGCGGTCGCGAACGACGGCGTCACCGACGCGATGCTGCGCACCGGCAACCTGTTCGTGCTGATGTTCCCGATCATCATGCTCATCGTCGAGGTCTCGAGCGTCTCGGTGCTGTGGTTCGGCGCCGGCCTCGTCGACTCGGGCGAGCTCGAGATCGGCACGATGATGGCCTTCCTGCAGTACCTCATGCAGATCCTCATGGGCGTGCTCATGGCGACCTTCATGACGATCATGATCCCGAGGGCCGCGGTCTCCGCGAAGCGGATCGGCGAGGTGCTCGACACCGAGCCGTCGATCGCGCGCGTCGCGGTCGGCGACCGGATGCCGACGCCCGGCACGGTCGAGCTGCGCGACGTGCACTTCCACTACCCGGGCGCCGACACCCCGGTGCTCGACGGCGTCTCGCTGCGCGCGGCGCCGGGCGAGACGGTCGCGATCATCGGCTCGACCGGCTCGGGCAAGACGACGCTCGTGAACCTCATCCCGCGGCTCTTCGACGCCACGGGCGGGCAGGTGCTCGTCGGCGGCGCCGACGTCAAGGACGTCGACGCCGAGACGCTCTGGCGCGGCATCGCGATCGTGCCGCAGCGGCCCTACCTCTTCGCCGGCACCGTCGCGTCGAACCTCCGCTACGGCAACGAGGACGCGACCGACGAGCAGCTCTGGCGGGCGCTCGAGATCGCGCAGGCCGCGGGCTTCGTGCAGCAGATGGACCGGCAGCTCGAGTCGCGCATCTCGCAGGGCGGCACGAACGTCTCCGGCGGGCAGCGGCAGCGACTCTCGATCGCGCGGGCGCTCGTCGCCGAGCCCGACGTGCTCGTCTTCGACGACTCGTTCTCGGCGCTCGACCTGACGACGGATGCGCGGCTCCGGGCGGCGCTCCGCGAGGCCGTCGGGTCGACGACCCAGATCGTGGTCGCCCAGCGCGTGTCGACGATCGTCGACGCCGACCGCATCGTGGTGCTCGAGGCCGGCCGGGTGGTCGGCACGGGCACGCACGACGAGCTGCTGGAGCGCAGCGACACCTACCGCGAGATCGTCGAATCGCAGATGGCAGTGGAGGCCTGA
- a CDS encoding L-lactate dehydrogenase: MHAIPGPARPSKLSVIGAGGVGVAIAYAALIRGSADVVALHDLNAAKVEAEVLDLAHGTQFLASKHVEGGADPRVMEGSDVVVITAGAKQQPGEPRLALAARNADILKSVLPGIREHAPDAIVVLVTNPCDVLTVVAQREGGLDPARVLSSGTVLDSSRLRWRLSELVQVDPRSVHALMIGEHGDSEFPLWSRAKIGPMLVREWMEDDRVRFTGADLDRIADEVVHAAYRIIEGKGATSSAIGVSSARIVEAILRDERAVLPVSSILAGQHGLSGLALSLPTIVGRGGIERVLEVPMEEHELARLHASAETIAASVRSVMG; encoded by the coding sequence ATGCACGCGATCCCCGGCCCTGCCCGTCCCTCGAAGCTGTCGGTGATCGGAGCGGGCGGCGTCGGCGTCGCGATCGCCTACGCGGCGCTCATCCGCGGCTCGGCGGACGTCGTTGCGCTGCACGACCTGAACGCCGCCAAGGTCGAGGCGGAGGTGCTCGACCTGGCGCACGGCACGCAGTTCCTGGCGTCGAAGCACGTCGAGGGAGGCGCCGACCCCCGCGTGATGGAGGGCAGCGACGTCGTCGTCATCACCGCAGGCGCGAAGCAGCAGCCCGGCGAGCCGCGGCTGGCGCTCGCGGCGCGCAACGCGGACATCCTCAAGTCGGTGCTGCCGGGCATCCGGGAGCACGCACCCGACGCGATCGTCGTGCTCGTGACGAACCCGTGCGACGTGCTGACGGTCGTCGCCCAGCGGGAGGGCGGGCTCGATCCCGCTCGGGTGCTCTCCTCCGGCACCGTGCTGGACTCCTCGCGGCTGCGGTGGAGGCTGTCGGAGCTCGTGCAGGTGGACCCCCGCAGCGTCCACGCGCTCATGATCGGCGAGCACGGCGACAGCGAGTTCCCGCTCTGGTCCCGGGCGAAGATCGGGCCGATGCTCGTGCGGGAGTGGATGGAGGACGACCGGGTGCGGTTCACGGGCGCCGACCTCGACCGGATCGCGGACGAGGTCGTGCACGCCGCCTACCGGATCATCGAGGGCAAGGGGGCCACCTCGAGCGCCATCGGCGTCTCGAGCGCCCGCATCGTCGAGGCGATCCTGCGCGACGAGCGCGCCGTGCTGCCCGTCTCGAGCATCCTCGCCGGTCAGCACGGGCTCTCGGGCCTCGCGCTGTCGCTGCCCACGATCGTCGGGCGCGGCGGCATCGAGCGCGTGCTCGAGGTGCCGATGGAGGAGCACGAGCTCGCACGGCTGCACGCCTCCGCCGAGACGATCGCCGCCTCCGTGCGCTCCGTCATGGGCTAG
- a CDS encoding ABC transporter ATP-binding protein, giving the protein MAREKLTREQRLEARRARSAKPEPELTEEERIEAEQAEAARLGAGDWEPPPGKAKSFGASAKRLLGLMHPYRWLLALVFALGAIGVVLVVLGPKILGQATNIIVQGLVQRNLPAGASQEQVVAGLRQSGQDEFANMIERMEGLNPGQGIDFDALGGILLVVLAIYLVGAVFQWLQGYVVNRVVQRTVQGLRRDVEEKIHRLPLSYYDRTQRGELLSRVTNDLDNVGQTLSQTMSQIVTGLLTVVGVLVMMLTINVWLALVALIAVPLTGVILGAVMGPAQGLFKEQWRRTGRVNAIVEEAFTGHALVKVFGREEAVRARFATENDGVYQASFKAQFLSGLVFPLMTFVGNIGYVLVAVAGGLFVAAGQILVGDVQAFIQYSQQFSQNLGQIGQTVTMVQSGVASAERVFELLDADEEASDAHGTTAAASSGRVTFEHVRFAYSPEKPLIDDLSLEVEPGQTVAIVGPTGAGKTTLVNLLMRFYEIDGGRITLDGVDTATMTRDALRSQTGMVLQDTWLFGGTIRENIAYGRPDATEEEILEAAQATYVDRFVHALPDGYDTVIDEDASNLSAGEKQLVTIARAFLAQPSVLILDEATSSVDTRTELLLQHAMAALRTDRTSFVIAHRLSTIRDADLILVMEQGRIVEQGSHERLVAERGAYWRLLNAQFEQAAVDMELDASLADRTGSIATQQST; this is encoded by the coding sequence ATGGCACGCGAGAAGCTCACGAGGGAGCAGCGCCTCGAGGCGCGCAGGGCGCGCTCGGCGAAGCCCGAGCCCGAGCTCACCGAGGAGGAGCGGATCGAGGCCGAGCAGGCCGAGGCCGCGCGCCTCGGCGCCGGGGACTGGGAGCCGCCGCCCGGCAAGGCCAAGTCGTTCGGCGCATCCGCCAAGCGGCTGCTCGGCCTCATGCACCCCTACCGCTGGCTGCTCGCGCTCGTCTTCGCGCTCGGCGCGATCGGCGTCGTGCTCGTCGTGCTCGGGCCGAAGATCCTCGGCCAGGCGACGAACATCATCGTGCAGGGGCTCGTGCAGCGGAACCTGCCGGCCGGCGCGAGCCAGGAGCAGGTCGTCGCGGGCCTGCGCCAGAGCGGCCAGGACGAGTTCGCCAACATGATCGAGCGCATGGAGGGGCTGAACCCGGGCCAGGGCATCGACTTCGACGCCCTCGGCGGCATCCTGCTCGTCGTGCTCGCGATCTACCTCGTGGGCGCCGTGTTCCAGTGGCTGCAGGGCTACGTCGTCAACCGCGTCGTGCAGCGCACGGTGCAGGGGCTGCGCCGCGACGTCGAGGAGAAGATCCACCGGCTGCCGCTGTCGTACTACGACCGCACGCAGCGCGGCGAGCTGCTCTCGCGCGTCACGAACGACCTCGACAACGTCGGACAGACGCTCTCGCAGACGATGTCGCAGATCGTCACCGGCCTGCTGACCGTCGTCGGCGTGCTCGTCATGATGCTCACGATCAACGTCTGGCTCGCCCTCGTCGCGCTCATCGCGGTGCCGCTCACGGGAGTCATCCTCGGCGCCGTCATGGGCCCGGCGCAGGGGCTCTTCAAGGAGCAGTGGCGCCGCACCGGCCGCGTCAACGCGATCGTCGAGGAGGCCTTCACCGGCCACGCCCTCGTCAAGGTGTTCGGCCGCGAGGAGGCCGTGCGCGCGCGCTTCGCGACCGAGAACGACGGCGTCTACCAGGCGTCGTTCAAGGCGCAGTTCCTCTCCGGCCTCGTCTTCCCGCTCATGACCTTCGTCGGCAACATCGGCTACGTCCTCGTCGCCGTCGCCGGCGGCCTCTTCGTGGCCGCGGGACAGATCCTGGTCGGCGACGTGCAGGCCTTCATCCAGTACTCGCAGCAGTTCTCGCAGAACCTCGGCCAGATCGGCCAGACCGTGACGATGGTGCAGTCGGGCGTCGCGAGCGCCGAGCGCGTCTTCGAGCTGCTCGACGCGGACGAGGAGGCGTCCGACGCGCACGGCACGACGGCCGCGGCGAGCTCCGGCCGCGTCACCTTCGAGCACGTGCGCTTCGCGTACTCGCCAGAGAAGCCGCTCATCGACGACCTCTCGCTCGAGGTGGAGCCCGGGCAGACCGTCGCGATCGTCGGACCGACCGGCGCGGGCAAGACCACGCTCGTCAACCTGCTCATGCGCTTCTACGAGATCGACGGCGGGCGCATCACGCTCGACGGCGTCGACACCGCGACGATGACGCGGGATGCGCTGCGGTCGCAGACCGGCATGGTGCTGCAGGACACGTGGCTCTTCGGCGGCACGATCCGCGAGAACATCGCCTACGGCAGGCCCGACGCGACCGAGGAGGAGATCCTCGAGGCGGCGCAGGCGACCTACGTCGACCGCTTCGTGCACGCGCTGCCCGACGGCTACGACACCGTGATCGACGAGGACGCGTCGAACCTGTCGGCGGGCGAGAAGCAGCTCGTCACGATCGCGCGGGCGTTCCTAGCCCAGCCGAGCGTGCTGATCCTCGACGAGGCGACGTCGTCGGTCGACACCCGCACCGAGCTGCTGCTGCAGCACGCGATGGCGGCGCTCCGCACCGACCGCACGTCGTTCGTGATCGCCCACCGGCTGTCGACCATCCGCGACGCCGACCTCATCCTGGTGATGGAGCAGGGGCGCATCGTCGAGCAGGGCTCGCACGAGCGGCTCGTCGCCGAGCGCGGCGCCTACTGGCGGCTGCTCAACGCGCAGTTCGAGCAGGCGGCGGTTGACATGGAGCTCGACGCGTCGCTCGCCGACCGCACCGGCAGCATCGCAACGCAGCAGTCCACGTAG
- a CDS encoding GDSL-type esterase/lipase family protein, protein MGIRRSTRHLLAAVAAAALILSGSVVSTTAAQATAPPPSQVTRMAALGDSITLGVSSCSSWSGCAQNSWATGSSTTVGSHLLRLRAAGATDLVAFNDAVSGSRSAALTTQAQQAVRQGAQYVTIEIGANDACTRTVAEMTPTTTFKANVAAALAALGASAAAPQIFVASIPSLQRLYEVNRASSSARFTWSLLRICQSMLANPSSTQPADVQRRAAVQQRVDEYNIALRDACSAVASCRFDGGAVAGYAFARADISTRDYFHPSVAGQARLSSITWPTTQWVSP, encoded by the coding sequence ATGGGCATCCGTCGCAGCACCCGTCACCTGCTCGCCGCCGTCGCCGCGGCAGCGCTCATCCTCTCGGGCTCGGTGGTCTCGACGACCGCCGCCCAGGCCACGGCTCCTCCGCCGTCCCAGGTCACGCGCATGGCGGCCCTCGGTGACTCGATCACGCTCGGGGTGTCGTCGTGCAGCAGCTGGTCCGGCTGCGCCCAGAACAGCTGGGCGACCGGCTCCAGCACGACCGTCGGCTCGCACCTGCTGCGGCTTCGAGCCGCCGGCGCCACCGACCTGGTCGCCTTCAACGACGCGGTCTCCGGCTCGCGCTCCGCCGCGCTCACGACGCAGGCGCAGCAGGCGGTGCGGCAGGGCGCCCAGTACGTCACCATCGAGATCGGCGCGAACGACGCCTGCACCCGCACGGTCGCCGAGATGACGCCCACGACGACCTTCAAGGCCAACGTGGCGGCCGCGCTCGCCGCGCTCGGCGCGAGCGCTGCTGCACCGCAGATCTTCGTCGCCAGCATCCCGAGCCTGCAGCGCCTCTACGAGGTCAACCGCGCGAGCAGCAGCGCTCGGTTCACGTGGAGCCTGCTCCGCATCTGCCAGTCGATGCTCGCCAACCCGAGCAGCACGCAGCCGGCGGACGTCCAGCGACGCGCTGCCGTGCAGCAGCGCGTGGACGAGTACAACATCGCGCTGCGCGACGCGTGCTCGGCGGTCGCGAGCTGCCGCTTCGACGGCGGTGCCGTGGCGGGATACGCCTTCGCCAGGGCCGACATCTCGACGCGCGACTACTTCCACCCCTCGGTCGCGGGGCAGGCGAGGCTGTCGAGCATCACCTGGCCGACCACGCAGTGGGTGTCGCCCTGA